Proteins encoded by one window of Fusarium graminearum PH-1 chromosome 1, whole genome shotgun sequence:
- a CDS encoding exopolygalacturonase precursor, with protein MHISNLLSAATLCALATSVAGNPKPHNDLPKRPHVVAAPYGTGKAFPHSPPRSTKDLCYVKPTKGKKKDDSPRILKAFKKCNKGGTIVLDKNYTIASPLDLTWLSHVDVVITGEIHFKSDPYYWAENSFKYDFQNMSSFWKIGGKDINIYGDLSNDQSVLDGHGQDYWKEYVTNKTLMRPILLTIEDAHGLTMSNMRMRNSPNWFNIIINSTDVLISDLDLRAKSTDGVKIANSDGWDTYRSDRVVIQNSYIDNTDVVQNLVCNGSHGISVGSLGQYKGKVDIVENLYIYNISMSNASDGARIKVWPGVESLFQDNLNGGGGLGRVRNVTYDGFYHENNDNAITITQCYGQKNQTLCNQFPANLTIEDITMKNFWGTVSKKFDPRAGSLVCSAPDRCSNIVAKNITVGVPSKKPPVYDCYNLDESTLDITCQDPTTDRDMTNG; from the exons ATGCACATCAGCAATCTCCTATCAGCTGCCACTCTTTGCGCATTGGCGACATCGGTAGCTGGCAATCCCAAACCTCACAATGACCTACCTAAGAGGCCTCATGTTGTAGCTGCACCCTATGGCACAGGCAAAGCCTTCCCACACTCTCCTCCACGATCTACCAAGGACCTTTGCTATGTGAAGCCTAccaagggaaagaagaaggatgacagCCCTCGCATCCTGAAGGCGTTCAAGAAGTGCAACAAAGGAGGAACCATTGTGCTTGACAAGAACTACACCATCGCTTCGCCACTGGACTTAACATGGCTGTCTCATGTCGACGTCGTCATTACTGGCGAGATCCATTTCAAGTCTGATCCTTACTACTGGGCCGAGAACAGCTTCAAATATGACTTCCAGAAcatgtcttctttctggAAGATTGGTGGCAAGGATATTAATATTTACGGGGATTTGAGCAATGACCAGTCTGTGCttgatggtcatggtcaAGACTACTGGAAGGAGTATGTAACCAATAAGACT TTAATGCGACCTATTCTCTTGACCATCGAAGATGCTCATGGACTTACCATGTCAAACATGAGAATGCGAAACTCACCCAAC TGgttcaacatcatcatcaacagtaCCGACGTGCTCATCAGCGACCTCGATCTCCGTGCCAAGAGCACTGACGgtgtcaagattgccaaCTCTGATGGCTGGGACACCTACCGTTCCGATCGAGTTGTGATCCAGAACTCATACATTGACAACACCGATG TTGTCCAGAACCTTGTCTGCAATGGCTCTCATGGAATCAGCGTCGGCTCGCTGGGCCAGTACAAGGGTAAAGTCGATATTGTGGAGAACCTGTACATCTACAACATCTCCATGTCAAATGCCAGTGACGGAGCTCGAATCAAGGTCTGGCCCGGCGTTGAAAGCCTTTTCCAGGATAACCTCAACGGTGGCGGAGGCCTTGGACGTGTGAGGAACGTCACTTATGATGGTTTCTACCACGAGAACAACGACAATGCCATCACCATTACTCAATGCTACGGTCAGAAGAACCAGACTCTTTGCAACCAGTTCCCG GCCAACCTGACTATCGAGGACATTACCATGAAGAACTTCTGGGGTACAGTTTCAAAGAAGTTCGATCCTCGAGCTGGGTCGCTGGTCTGCAGTGCACCTGAC CGATGCAGTAACATTGTGGCTAAAAACATCACCGTGGGTGTGCCTAGCAAGAAGCCGCCTGTCTACGACTGTTACAACCTTGACGAAAGTACTTTGGACATCACTTGCCAGGATCCCACTACGGATCGGGACATGACCAACGGTTAA